In Rhinatrema bivittatum chromosome 11, aRhiBiv1.1, whole genome shotgun sequence, a single window of DNA contains:
- the VPREB1 gene encoding immunoglobulin iota chain has product MSWAPLLLTLLTCCACSSSQPVLTQPASVSVAPGGTVRLPCAMSSGFSIGGYNVYWYQQKAESPPRYLLSFYSDSSKHQGEGVPSRFSGSKDSSSNSGYLSISGALPEDNVDYYCQVWDSSNKAHSDSVR; this is encoded by the exons ATGTCCTGGGCTCCTCTCCTCCTCACGCTGCTCACGTGCTGCGCAT GTTCCAGCTCTCAGCCGGTGCTGACTCAGCCGGCCTCAGTGTCGGTGGCCCCGGGAGGGACTGTCAGACTCCCCTGTGCTATGAGCAGTGGCTTCAGCATTGGGGGTTACAATGTATACTGGTACCAGCAGAAAGCTGAGAGCCCTCCCAGATATCTGCTGAGCTTCTACTCTGATTCTAGCAAGCACCAGGGTGAGGGGGTCCCCAGTCGCTTCTCTGGGTCCAAGGACTCCTCCAGTAACAGCGGCTATCTGAGCATCTCCGGGGCCCTGCCAGAGGACAATGTGGATTATTACTGTCAGGTCTGGGACAGTAGCAACAAAGCTCACAGTGACTCAGTCAGATGA